The following DNA comes from Odocoileus virginianus isolate 20LAN1187 ecotype Illinois chromosome 26, Ovbor_1.2, whole genome shotgun sequence.
TCCCATTTCCAGAgtcacaccaggctcctcggGCACCAGTTCACCTCTGGCTGTGATATTTGGAGCATGAGGTAGGATCCCCACACTCacagatagatgaggaaactgagggaagacaggggcttcccagagTCACAAGCCCATCCCAGCAAAGCTGGAAGGAAGCATGAATTGAGAGTTTGTGACTCTCAAAACTTTAAGACAGTCAGAGTCCCTCAAAGTCCTGGGAAAAGACAAATGGCTGGACCCTGCCCTGGAGTCCAATTCAGGTGGTCTGAGTGGGGCTGAGAATCTGCCTTTCTGACAAGTTCTCTGGGTGGGGACCCCAGTAGAGCACCTCTGCTCTTAGGGACACACAGCCAGGACTGGAGACCTGGGGctcggggagggagggggcagggtagGAGGGCCTTTCTCTGCCCTGGATGGGGCAGCGGGTCATTGGTCCAAAGGAAGTTCCACAACCCACCCCCACGGCAGTTCCCACTGTACAGAAGGGGACACTTACATTATTACAGGTGATGTCGAAGTTACCCCTGACCTGGTCCAGGGTGACTGTCCCCTCACACCGTTTCAGCAGCTGGAAAGGGAGGCTCAAGATCAAAGCGGAACCACCCACCCACAGTCCATAACCTCCCAACCTCACACCAGGGGCTGGGAATCTTGCTGGAAGTGCCCTGTTCAGCCATCTGGAAAGCATCCTCCTTGCTCCCAGCCCCCAGGCTCACCCCATTCTCCTTGAATTCACACTGCTCCGGGGGCTGCTGGGTGGTCCTGGAACACACGGTCTCCTTCACCCTGAAGCTCACCCGCTTCGGGGTGTCTGGGTCTTCATCCTGGTCAAGGATCAGAGTGGGGAGACTGGGCTCGGGCTCAGGCTTCCCTCTCTGCTCTGTGTCCCTGCTCCCCCGCCTAGAGGGTCCCTTCCCCAGTCCCCTCCCTGACTCACATCCTGAGGAGGCTGATCCAGCTCGAGAAGACGGTAAATATTAGGTTCTGAGGATTGCTCATTGAGCTGATCCACAGCACGAAGCACGGCCTCCCTGTAGCTGAGGGCCTGGGCCCTGGCTGAGGGCAGCACTAGTCCCAGCAGCAGTAGCCACAGTGCCCAGTGTCTCAGCGAAGGGCTGGCCCTCTGGGTCTCCATGATCCCCAAtctgcctcctcccagcccgAGGTACCCTCCTTTTATGCTCAGCCTGGGCCTGATGCAAAGACTCAACAAGACCCACGtcatccctgccctcctcccaggatGCAAGGTGTACTTTCCTCAGGCTTTGCTGTTGCTTCATGGGATTGctgggcagtgggcagggaggCCCCTGTGCAAGGTGAAGAAATGGTTTCTCCATCTCCTGGACAATGTCTTGGCCACTGCTGGGGTCCATGGGAAGTGTTACAGGCAGGGTTGCTCAGAGCGGTTGAGTCCTCCAGGAAAGGGAGGGACCAGGCACGGTCTACATCCCCTCTGCCTCCACAACATGGTCTCCTCAGGATTCGGGGTAAAGGAGTGTATTCAGGATTCAGCCTCCACCTTTTGGTGGAGACACTGCCTGGAACCCATTAGAGAGTCACTTAACATTTGAGGAGGGGATACAGTACCACATCTAAAGATGTCCACACCAGCCAGTCCCTCGGCAGACACAAGCCCCACACCATCCTTTTCTCAGTGCCCAGGCCTCAGACAGTGAGCTCCGTTGGTCCCCTCTCCTGGATTCCTCTGCATTGCTTTTCTCAGTCTAAAAATGTCCTGTCCCCAGAACCCACCAAACTTGGCCTATTGCTTTGGCTGCTTCTTATCTGGCCTGAGAAACGGTCATCTGCACACTTCTTTGCTCTGTTTCACACTCAGGCCATCGCAGGCTGGACAGCCCTCCCTACGTACAGGGGCCTCACTCAAGCCTCATCTTTATCTTCACAGGCTGTGGAGTCCGTCTGTCCTCCAAAAACTGATTCTCCCCTGTCGCTGCTCTCCTGGGTCCGTGTCCTCCTCCGTGGGTTCTCCTGCTGAGtctcctccagggagtctccTCTTAGGAGGCGGGACTGGCTCGGGTGCATCTGGGCTGCTTTTCTTCCCAGTCCTCACATGTTCCAGGGGCTGTCCCTTCCCTTTTCAAGACACCAGTTCTCATGTACACACGTCACTGCTCTCTGTCTCTGGGTTCAAGACTCCCGTGTACACCCTGTTGTCCGCACTGGACTGTTGGCTGGGTGTTGCTACAGGAGCTCTGAGCTGGAAGCTTGGGGGCCCCACCTGCTCCTTCTTCCTGAGGACACTCCCCTGACCTCCCACCACCCTGCCCTGGTCGACCCCGTCTTCTCTCCTCTAACAGGGAGCCGGAATGCCCAAAGTCCTCCTCTGTGTTCCTGGCTCCCCACTGACCACTGTTCACCCTCCATACCATTGTCTAGGGGGCTCCTGCAAATCACTGATTTGGGCATTTCATCCGCATCCTTGAGCCAGGGGAATTAGGGTCTGGATGGTTGGATCTCTTTATTGTCCTCACTCCCCACCCTACAGGCCTCAGGTATCAGGTCCCAGGCCACCCCAATCACTCAGGCCCATCAGAGGCTCCAGCTTGTCTCCCATCTCTGCCCCTGATCCCTCTGCTTGCCCTGCTCTTCCTCCTTCAAAGGCTTCCCTGACATCTAAGAACACTCAGCATCTCCTCCTCTTGGCTCTCATAGCCCTCAGAAAGTTTCTTCTTATTTGACTGCATGTCCAGGCCTGTGGGTGAGACACCAGGCTTGAGGGTTGGCGCTGGGTGGTAGAGAGAGCACAGATGGGAGATATGAGCAGCCAAAATGTTAGAGGGGCTCAGAGAGCATGAAGCTAATTCTAATACAGCTTCCCTTGGGATGGCCACAGCGCGAAGCGTGGCCTCCCTGTAGCTGAGGACCTGGGCGCTGGACGAGGGTAGCACTAGTCCCAGCAGCAATAGCCACAGTGACCACCGTCCCAGGGAGAGGCTGGCACTCTGGGTCTCCATGGTCCCCAATCTGCCTCCTCTCAGCCCGAGGGACCCTCCTTTTACACTTGGCCTGAGCCCTGATGCAAAGGCTCAACCAGGAGtcttcctgccctcctcccagggtgtGAGGTGGACTTGCCTCAGCCCCTGCTGTTGCTTCACGGGATTTCTGGGAAGTGGGCAGGGAGGCCCCTGGCCAAGGTGAAGAAATGTTTTCTCCATCTCCCTGACAACTTCTTGGTCTCTTCTGGACACACTGGGGAGTGTCACAGGCAGGTTTGCTCAAAATAGTTGAGTCCTTAGGAGAGGGAGGGAGTCAGAAATCTGTCTTACACCTGCACACTTGACAACAGTTTAAAGGACTTTGCATGcgtgaatgctaagtcacttcagcatgtccaactcgttgtgaccccatggattgtagcccaccaggctcctctgtccatgggagtctccaggcaagaatactggagtgggttgctgtgcccttctccaggagatcttccccatccagggatcaaacccatacatCTTACATCTCCTAAaatggcaggcgagttctttaccacaagcttcacgtgggaagcccttaaaGGAGTATATTCAATAATAAATGTCCAGCTCAAGGCTCTTAGCCAGCAGGCACTCAACAACTGTCATGAATGATTGACAGTATCGTCAGGTCTAGAGCCTAACTTCCCCCCAAGCCAGTACCGAGGCAGGCATCAAGGCCACACCGTCCTGTCCTCTGGGCTCAGTTCTCAGGCAGTCAGGAGCTCAGCTCCATCTGTCCCCTGTTCTGGATTCCTCTGATTACTTTCTCAGTCATATATTTCCTATGGCCAGATGCCTGAGCTGTTACTCTGGTACCTCCCCAACTAAGTATGAGGAGTGCATCTGTATCATGACCACAGTTCTTTGTTCTCTCTCACAGTGAAGGCAACCACAGGATGGACAGTCCTCACTAAAGCCTTTTCTTTACCCAGTTTCTAGGGAGCATGTTCCCAGCTCTTCCCTGACCACTGTCCACCCTCCACACCATTGTCTAGGGATCCTGCAAACCACTGATTTGACCATTTTGCCTGCTGCCTTGAGTCAGGGGCAACAGGGCTTGGAGCTTGATGCTCGGTGTTGTCATTTTCCCTTGCCTGCAGGCCTCGggtgtcaggctcccctgtccatcccaaacacTCAGGCACCTCAGAGCCACCTGCTCATCTCCCATCTCTTCCCCTGATCCCTCAGCTTGCCCTGACCTTCTTCCTTAGGAAGCCTTCACTGATGTCCAAGGAGATTCAGCACTTCTTCATCTTGGGTCCCACAGCCTTCAGGAAGTCTCTTTTGATTTGACCTCAAGTGACTTCCTGTCCTGTGCCCTGGTAGGGACACTACACTGGGGTGGCCAGTGTGCGGGGCTTTGAGAACACAGCTGGCTGAGAGGATAATGGACCAAAGCAATAGACGGGCCACAGGCCAAGAAGGAAATTCTTGTACAACTTTCAGGAGGAATGATCATGTAGTTGTGAGTTCTGGGGTTGCTATTGGTCTCAGTCTTCCTATGGGACCCTTAGGGACTTGGCCAGGGCCCCTCGGAAGGTGGCAGCTGGGTGGATGGTGCTGGTTACACGTCAGCCTTGCAGAAGGAAGTAGAGGTGGGCCCCTGCGCAACCTGGTTTCACAGTCCAGGTATTGCCCCTGTGGCCTCTTGGTCAAACTGTATCCTTTTCCCAACTCAAATGAGGAAAAGGAGATGTTCACGGTAGAAAAGAATTGGCAATACACATGATTACTGGCTACTAGGTAAGCCTGAAACCCTCCTTGTGCCTTCTTGACTCTGAAACTTTATATTTGCTCACATTTCAGACTGAAGTCCCCTCTCCCATCTTTGCAAATCCTCAGGATCTCAAGGTGAGCCTCCTGGAAGACCACAACATTTGAGCAAGAAGTGAGCTGAGCCCATCCAGGCATCAGCTTCCAGAAGGATGGAGGAAATCAGTGCCCTTCACACGAGGCCCACACACTCTTTCCCCTTTTTCCTGGGTGCCTCTGTGTTCCCTCCCCACTGACTGGCTTGTCCTAGCAGAGGTATTCCATCTGCCCACGGGTGCATTGGGAGGGTAGAAACAGCCCTTCCAGCAGCTCCTCCCAGGTTTTGACATCTTGTATGTGCTTTGGGAAGTAAAGACACATGCTACTCAGTTATATCACCAACAGCAGACTCCAGCTGTGTGTTCAGGTGCCAACTCTCCTTACCTGCGGTTCTCATTGCCTCAGCAGCACAGGCAGGATGGGGCAGCACAGAGCATGGGAGGCATCAATACTCTGACAGGAATGTCTACTGATTTGAAGCTACCAAGAGCTTaaaatggaagtgaaagtcattcagtcatgtctgactctttccaacactatggactgtatagtccatggaattctccaggcaagaatactggagtgggtagcctttcccttcttcaagggatcttcccaacccagggattgaacccagatcaaccacattgcaggtggattctttaccagctgagccacaagagaagccaaagaatactgcagtgagtagcatatcccctctccagaggatcttcctgacccagggatcgaaccgggatctcctgcattgcaggaagattctttaccagttgagcttccagggaagccacTAAGAGCTTAACAAGCagctaaaaaaaaatcctgaccaTTGAACAATTGGCTCTGGCAAGCCTGTATTACTGACACAAACAGAACAGAGCCCTCAGTTTCCCTGTAGGGTTTCCTTCCACAGTGAGGAGTGATGTAGAGTGAGACACATGAGGTTCCTTTCAGTTCcatcagttcaattgctcagtcatgttcaactctttgcaatcccacggactgcagaacgccagacttttctgtccatcaacaactcccaaagcttgctcaaactcatgtccatt
Coding sequences within:
- the LOC110152261 gene encoding cathelicidin-1 translates to METQRASPSLRHWALWLLLLGLVLPSARAQALSYREAVLRAVDQLNEQSSEPNIYRLLELDQPPQDDEDPDTPKRVSFRVKETVCSRTTQQPPEQCEFKENGLLKRCEGTVTLDQVRGNFDITCNNHQSIRITKQPWAPPQAARVCRIVVIRVCR